The following are from one region of the Bradyrhizobium sediminis genome:
- a CDS encoding OmpA/MotB family protein: MAKKKRGDAHGGGHGWFVTFADLMGLMMSFFVMLVAFSTMDNNKLKIVAGSMRDAFGVQTEARYSGIIESDNLPARPKLKNAPLVPPDEASNSPTLDEQERSRIAGARLKTDREFALASASLRQALQDMPELTEISKHIMFEETNAGLNLEIVDQDGRSMFADGSKVPYDRTRRLIQKLAGPLKATPLRISIIGHTAAGFLPSRSDYGAFDLSADRANVVRQILEREGLQPAHIFAVSGKADSQPLFPDDPTLSANRRVTITLMREDPPLPPGLKP; the protein is encoded by the coding sequence ATGGCCAAGAAGAAACGAGGCGACGCGCATGGCGGAGGACACGGCTGGTTCGTGACCTTTGCCGACCTCATGGGCCTGATGATGAGCTTCTTCGTGATGCTCGTCGCCTTCTCCACCATGGACAACAACAAGCTGAAGATCGTCGCCGGCTCGATGCGCGATGCCTTCGGCGTGCAGACCGAGGCCCGCTATTCCGGAATTATCGAATCCGACAACCTGCCGGCGCGGCCGAAGCTCAAGAACGCGCCGCTCGTTCCCCCGGACGAGGCATCCAATAGCCCGACCCTGGACGAACAGGAACGCAGCCGGATAGCCGGCGCCAGGCTGAAGACCGACCGCGAATTCGCGCTGGCCTCGGCGTCGCTGCGGCAGGCGTTGCAGGACATGCCGGAACTGACCGAAATCTCGAAACACATCATGTTCGAGGAGACCAATGCGGGCCTCAATCTGGAAATCGTCGACCAGGATGGCCGCTCGATGTTCGCCGATGGTTCCAAGGTGCCCTACGACCGCACCCGCCGGCTGATCCAGAAACTGGCAGGCCCGCTGAAGGCGACGCCGCTTCGCATCTCCATCATCGGCCACACTGCGGCAGGCTTCCTGCCGTCTCGCAGCGACTATGGGGCTTTCGACCTTTCGGCTGACCGCGCCAACGTTGTGCGCCAGATCCTGGAGCGGGAAGGCCTGCAGCCCGCCCACATCTTCGCCGTTTCGGGAAAAGCCGACAGCCAGCCGCTGTTTCCGGACGACCCGACGCTGTCGGCCAACCGCCGCGTCACCATCACGCTGATGCGCGAGGATCCGCCGCTGCCTCCGGGCTTGAAGCCGTAG
- a CDS encoding motility protein A, with the protein MDIMTSVGLVFGIIVISAMVLMGGDLHMFISEHAMIIIFGGSIAATMIRFPLSAILHGLPLGAKFAFTMSRLSARDLVDELARIAEIARKQGPVGLEKVDTNEPFLAKGIRYVADGYDLEFIRDNLERDRDNFLMHLDEGGKIYRAIGDCAPAFGMIGTLIGMVQMFANMTDPSKLGPFMATALLATLYGALVANLFCLPIADKLHGKLLDEETNRTLIIDGILMIRDSKSPTLVREMLLAYLPEKHRHEEGEPVPA; encoded by the coding sequence ATGGATATTATGACGAGCGTTGGGCTCGTATTCGGCATCATTGTCATTTCAGCGATGGTGCTCATGGGAGGCGATCTTCACATGTTCATTTCCGAACATGCGATGATTATTATTTTCGGCGGATCGATCGCCGCCACCATGATCCGGTTTCCGCTCAGCGCCATCCTGCACGGCCTGCCGCTCGGCGCCAAATTCGCCTTCACCATGAGCCGCCTGTCGGCGCGGGACCTCGTCGACGAACTGGCCCGGATCGCGGAAATCGCGCGCAAGCAGGGTCCCGTCGGACTCGAAAAGGTCGATACCAACGAGCCGTTCCTCGCCAAGGGAATTCGCTACGTCGCCGACGGCTACGATCTCGAATTCATCCGCGACAATCTCGAGCGCGACCGCGACAACTTCCTGATGCATCTCGACGAAGGCGGCAAGATCTACCGCGCCATCGGCGACTGCGCACCGGCGTTCGGCATGATCGGAACCCTGATCGGCATGGTGCAGATGTTCGCCAACATGACCGATCCTTCGAAGCTCGGTCCGTTCATGGCGACCGCCTTGCTGGCGACGCTGTACGGCGCGCTGGTCGCGAACCTGTTCTGCCTGCCGATCGCCGACAAGCTGCATGGCAAGTTGCTCGACGAGGAGACCAATCGCACGCTGATTATCGACGGCATCCTGATGATCCGCGATTCCAAGAGCCCGACGCTGGTGCGCGAGATGTTGCTGGCCTACCTGCCGGAGAAACACCGCCATGAGGAAGGCGAGCCGGTCCCGGCGTAA
- a CDS encoding Hsp20/alpha crystallin family protein, whose translation MAEAVTKLPVKTEGKKTEAAMQTWRPFDSLRREVDRLFENFDRDLWRSPFSRSVFDIAPYWRGELKLATTPAVDIVEKDNAYEVTAELPGMDEKNIEVKLDNGGLTIKGEKQEEKEEKRKGYHLQERRFGSFERYFTVPEGVDTSKIEANFKKGVLTVTLPKKPEAQKPAKKIEVKAG comes from the coding sequence ATGGCCGAAGCTGTAACAAAATTACCCGTGAAGACCGAGGGCAAGAAAACCGAAGCTGCGATGCAGACATGGCGCCCGTTCGACAGCCTGCGCCGCGAGGTCGATCGACTTTTCGAGAATTTCGACCGGGACTTGTGGCGGTCTCCGTTCAGCCGCTCGGTTTTCGACATCGCGCCGTACTGGCGAGGTGAATTGAAATTGGCGACTACTCCCGCCGTCGATATCGTCGAGAAAGACAACGCCTACGAAGTCACCGCCGAGCTGCCAGGAATGGACGAGAAGAATATCGAGGTGAAGCTCGACAACGGCGGGCTGACGATCAAGGGCGAGAAACAGGAAGAGAAGGAAGAGAAGCGAAAGGGCTATCATCTCCAGGAACGCCGCTTCGGCTCGTTCGAGCGCTACTTCACCGTTCCGGAGGGCGTTGACACCAGCAAGATCGAGGCAAACTTCAAGAAGGGTGTGCTGACGGTAACGCTGCCGAAGAAGCCCGAGGCGCAGAAGCCCGCGAAGAAGATCGAGGTCAAGGCAGGCTGA
- a CDS encoding DegQ family serine endoprotease produces the protein MRFPTVACALMLALTAASSSQAQQAVPLPGNQGAAIPTLAPLVKKVTPSVVNIAVKGRIAQEQNPLLNDPFFRKFFNVPETPAEREIRAAGSGVIIDAREGLIVTNNHVVEHADEISVTLTDGRHFQAKRVGADPDTDVAIIKVPAADLVAIPLGDSDKLEVGDYVVAIGNPFGIGQTVTQGIVSALRRTGLGIKGYEDFIQTDAPINPGNSGGALVSLRGELVGINTAIVGPSGGNVGIGFAIPANMIREVMDQLVRYGEVRRGRLGIAVQDLTAELSDAMGLPSHQSGAVVANVEAGSAAERAGLKSGDVITSVDNTPVRSASALRNKIGLLRVGDTAELAVTRGGKSMVIRATVATPVQKLFQGGQVNPLLDGATFGPVTVDTSIRGVEVISVQAGRKAARAGLRKGDIITSVNQKAVAGPDEFAEQAKASPKRLLLALIRDGQALFLVVQ, from the coding sequence ATGCGGTTTCCGACCGTGGCATGCGCCTTGATGCTCGCATTGACAGCGGCGAGTTCGTCGCAGGCGCAGCAGGCCGTCCCCCTCCCCGGCAACCAGGGCGCGGCCATTCCGACCCTCGCTCCTTTGGTGAAGAAAGTTACCCCCAGCGTCGTCAACATCGCCGTCAAGGGACGCATTGCCCAGGAGCAGAACCCGCTTCTCAACGATCCGTTCTTTCGAAAATTCTTCAATGTTCCCGAGACCCCCGCGGAGCGGGAAATCAGAGCTGCCGGATCGGGCGTCATCATCGACGCGCGCGAAGGCCTCATAGTCACGAATAATCATGTCGTCGAGCATGCCGACGAAATTTCGGTCACGCTCACCGACGGCCGGCATTTTCAGGCCAAGCGCGTCGGCGCCGATCCCGACACCGATGTCGCGATCATCAAGGTGCCCGCCGCGGATCTGGTTGCGATACCGCTGGGGGATTCGGACAAGCTCGAGGTCGGAGATTATGTCGTCGCCATCGGCAATCCGTTCGGAATTGGCCAGACAGTCACGCAGGGGATCGTAAGCGCGCTGCGCCGCACCGGTCTCGGTATCAAGGGCTACGAAGATTTCATCCAGACCGACGCGCCCATCAACCCAGGCAACTCGGGTGGTGCACTGGTCAGCCTGCGCGGCGAACTCGTGGGCATCAACACCGCCATCGTCGGCCCAAGCGGAGGCAATGTCGGCATCGGCTTCGCCATCCCGGCCAATATGATCCGCGAGGTCATGGATCAATTGGTCAGGTACGGCGAAGTGCGGCGCGGCCGGCTTGGCATCGCTGTTCAGGATTTGACCGCCGAACTCTCCGACGCGATGGGACTGCCTTCGCATCAATCGGGCGCGGTGGTTGCCAATGTCGAAGCCGGGTCGGCAGCGGAGCGTGCCGGCCTCAAGTCCGGCGATGTAATCACCTCGGTCGACAACACCCCGGTGCGTAGCGCATCCGCTCTGCGCAACAAGATCGGGCTGTTGCGGGTCGGCGATACGGCCGAGCTGGCCGTGACGCGCGGCGGAAAATCGATGGTCATCCGCGCAACCGTGGCGACGCCGGTACAGAAGCTGTTCCAGGGTGGCCAGGTCAATCCGCTGCTTGACGGCGCAACGTTCGGCCCAGTCACGGTGGACACCTCAATCAGGGGCGTCGAAGTCATTTCCGTTCAGGCCGGCCGCAAGGCGGCGCGTGCCGGTTTGCGCAAGGGTGACATTATCACATCGGTGAACCAGAAAGCGGTAGCCGGACCCGATGAATTCGCAGAGCAAGCCAAGGCCAGCCCAAAGCGATTATTGCTCGCTCTGATCCGCGACGGCCAAGCGCTTTTCCTCGTCGTGCAGTGA
- a CDS encoding Tm-1-like ATP-binding domain-containing protein, whose protein sequence is MTKAPHPRILLIGTGDTKADEILFMSNCIRKAGGEPVLMDVSVLGDPPYQPHHDKHAVARAAQATIDIIMASGDENSAMSLMALGATRLTRALCDADEIDGMIAIGGTMGTDLALDVARALPIGVPKFVVSTIAFSHLIPPERIAADLMMILWAGGLYGLNSTCTAVLSQACGAVVGAAKSAIKPRNDRPVVAMTSLGKSCLSYMVELKPELERRGYEVVVFHTTGMGGRAMESIAAQGGFAAILDLSLQEVANHLAGSVVSSGADRLENAGKAGIPQIVAPGAVDMVDFPAWQPIPRDLVDRPFHAHNRLLASATSRPDDRRKIARAIAGKLATAQAPVAYVLPAGGIQQWDREGEALHDPEGLSAFVDEMRAAIAKPVELHEIHGHINSPAFAEAVLAIFDRWVEAGIVPAGKTAVAS, encoded by the coding sequence ATGACGAAAGCTCCACATCCCCGAATTCTGCTGATCGGAACCGGCGACACCAAGGCCGACGAAATTCTTTTCATGAGCAACTGCATCCGGAAGGCCGGCGGCGAGCCGGTCCTGATGGATGTCAGCGTGCTGGGCGATCCGCCCTACCAACCCCATCATGACAAACACGCCGTCGCGCGGGCGGCACAAGCCACGATCGACATAATCATGGCAAGCGGCGACGAAAATTCGGCGATGTCGCTGATGGCGCTCGGCGCAACCCGCCTGACGCGCGCGCTTTGCGACGCCGACGAGATCGACGGTATGATCGCGATTGGCGGCACCATGGGAACCGACCTTGCCCTCGACGTCGCACGCGCGCTTCCGATCGGCGTTCCCAAATTCGTGGTGTCGACGATCGCCTTCTCGCATCTGATACCGCCGGAGCGTATCGCCGCGGACTTGATGATGATCCTGTGGGCGGGTGGCCTCTACGGCCTCAACAGCACCTGCACGGCAGTGCTTTCCCAGGCCTGCGGCGCGGTGGTGGGCGCGGCAAAGAGCGCCATCAAGCCCAGGAACGACCGGCCGGTCGTCGCCATGACGTCGCTCGGCAAGAGCTGTCTCAGCTACATGGTCGAGCTCAAGCCGGAATTGGAAAGGCGGGGCTACGAGGTCGTCGTGTTCCACACCACGGGAATGGGCGGCCGCGCCATGGAGTCGATCGCCGCCCAGGGCGGCTTTGCCGCGATCCTCGATCTCAGCCTGCAGGAGGTCGCCAATCACCTGGCGGGCTCGGTCGTGAGTTCCGGCGCGGACCGGCTGGAGAACGCCGGAAAGGCGGGAATTCCGCAGATCGTGGCCCCCGGCGCCGTCGACATGGTCGACTTTCCCGCCTGGCAGCCGATACCGAGGGACCTCGTCGACCGTCCGTTCCACGCGCACAACCGGCTGCTCGCCTCGGCAACGTCTCGGCCGGACGATCGGCGAAAAATCGCGCGGGCCATCGCCGGCAAGCTCGCAACGGCGCAGGCGCCCGTGGCGTACGTGCTGCCGGCCGGCGGCATCCAGCAATGGGATCGCGAAGGCGAAGCCCTGCACGATCCCGAAGGCCTGTCCGCCTTCGTCGACGAAATGCGCGCGGCCATCGCGAAGCCTGTCGAGCTTCATGAAATTCACGGACATATCAACAGCCCCGCATTCGCAGAGGCGGTGTTGGCTATCTTCGACCGCTGGGTCGAAGCGGGCATCGTGCCCGCCGGCAAGACGGCGGTCGCTTCGTGA
- a CDS encoding HAD-IA family hydrolase, with protein MKAPTARALVLDFGGVISKTLFETHHLTEMALGLAPFTLNWLGPFAPETDPLWSSMQHGEISERDYWLIRSREVGRLVGEDWRDMETFARRARGADPGSVIRPEAERAIRIAGDAGVKLAILSNELDLFYGAGFRTKLPLLDRFQAIVDATHTGILKPDPRAYRLVLEQLSIDAGRCVFVDDQERNIAGAQACGFQTVHFDVREPRESYIRALRHLDLEFV; from the coding sequence GTGAAGGCGCCGACCGCCAGGGCGCTGGTGCTGGATTTCGGCGGCGTCATTTCGAAGACGCTGTTCGAAACCCACCACTTGACGGAAATGGCGCTTGGTCTGGCCCCGTTCACCCTGAACTGGCTCGGCCCGTTCGCACCGGAGACCGATCCGTTGTGGTCATCGATGCAGCATGGAGAGATTTCAGAGCGCGACTACTGGCTGATCCGCAGCCGCGAGGTCGGACGGCTGGTCGGCGAAGACTGGCGCGACATGGAAACCTTCGCGAGACGCGCGCGTGGCGCCGACCCCGGGTCCGTGATCCGGCCGGAGGCTGAACGCGCGATCCGGATTGCCGGTGACGCCGGAGTCAAGCTCGCCATCCTGTCGAACGAACTCGATCTGTTCTACGGCGCCGGCTTTCGCACAAAACTGCCGCTGCTCGACCGCTTCCAGGCCATCGTCGATGCGACCCATACCGGAATCCTGAAACCGGACCCTCGCGCTTACCGGCTGGTGCTCGAGCAGCTTTCGATCGATGCTGGACGCTGCGTGTTCGTGGACGATCAGGAGCGCAATATCGCGGGCGCGCAAGCCTGCGGCTTCCAGACCGTCCATTTCGATGTCCGGGAGCCCCGGGAATCCTACATCAGGGCCCTGCGTCACCTTGATCTTGAATTCGTCTGA
- a CDS encoding aspartate aminotransferase family protein: MRDINFLLENNAKPIWHPMAHPAEMRAQPPKIIMKGEGVHVTDIHGNMVLDAVGGLWNVNLGYSCDPIKKAIADQLDALPYYSGFRGTSTGPSIELAHELTEWFRPEGMTRVFFTSGGSDSVESALRLARQYWKIKGQGDRTKFLALKKGYHGTHFGGASVNGNANFRRNYEPLLPGVFHIPAPSTYRNPFNESDPARLAQLCAAAMEDEIAFQNADTIAAFIMEPVLGAGGVIVPPVNFMKLAREICDRHGILMISDEVVTGFGRTGAWSGARLWGVQPDMMTIAKAITSGYFPLGATLINDRIAEAFESDQSTFGSIGHGYTYSGHPVGCAAGIAALAETRRLKLDENAAARGKELARALEQLKSKHEIVGDVRCQGLMAAIELVSDRDGKKAADKKTTAAIADRTYDAGVMIRVSGNNIILSPPLILEPADVARIAAGIDAGLSAVK, encoded by the coding sequence ATGCGCGACATCAACTTCCTGCTCGAGAACAATGCCAAGCCGATCTGGCACCCGATGGCGCATCCGGCCGAAATGCGCGCGCAACCGCCGAAAATCATCATGAAGGGCGAAGGCGTCCACGTCACGGACATCCACGGCAACATGGTTCTCGACGCGGTCGGGGGGCTATGGAACGTCAATCTCGGCTACAGTTGCGATCCCATCAAGAAGGCGATCGCCGACCAGCTCGACGCCCTGCCCTATTATTCCGGATTTCGCGGAACTTCGACCGGCCCATCCATCGAACTCGCGCACGAGCTCACCGAATGGTTCAGGCCGGAAGGCATGACACGGGTGTTCTTCACCTCGGGCGGATCGGACTCTGTCGAATCCGCGCTCCGGCTGGCGCGGCAATACTGGAAGATCAAGGGACAAGGCGACCGCACCAAATTCCTGGCGCTCAAGAAGGGGTATCACGGCACCCACTTCGGAGGCGCCTCGGTCAACGGCAACGCCAACTTCCGCCGCAACTACGAGCCGCTGCTGCCCGGCGTCTTTCATATCCCTGCACCTTCGACCTACCGCAATCCATTCAACGAGAGCGATCCCGCGCGGCTGGCGCAACTGTGCGCGGCGGCGATGGAGGACGAGATCGCGTTCCAGAACGCGGATACGATCGCGGCGTTCATCATGGAGCCGGTGCTCGGCGCAGGCGGCGTGATCGTGCCTCCCGTCAATTTCATGAAGCTCGCACGCGAGATCTGTGACCGCCATGGCATCCTGATGATCTCCGACGAGGTGGTCACGGGATTCGGCCGCACCGGCGCGTGGTCAGGCGCGAGGCTCTGGGGCGTGCAGCCGGACATGATGACCATCGCCAAGGCGATCACGTCAGGATATTTCCCGCTCGGCGCTACGCTGATCAACGACAGGATCGCCGAGGCATTCGAGAGCGATCAATCGACGTTCGGATCGATCGGTCACGGCTACACCTATTCGGGCCACCCCGTCGGATGCGCCGCCGGCATTGCGGCGTTAGCCGAGACCAGGCGGCTCAAGCTCGACGAGAACGCCGCCGCGCGCGGCAAGGAACTCGCAAGGGCGCTTGAGCAACTCAAGTCGAAGCATGAGATCGTCGGCGATGTCAGGTGCCAGGGATTGATGGCCGCGATCGAACTGGTTTCCGATCGCGACGGCAAGAAGGCCGCGGACAAGAAGACGACGGCCGCGATCGCGGACCGCACCTATGACGCCGGCGTGATGATCCGGGTTTCCGGCAACAACATCATTCTGTCGCCGCCGCTGATTCTCGAACCGGCCGACGTCGCAAGGATCGCCGCTGGAATCGACGCCGGGCTTTCGGCGGTGAAGTGA
- a CDS encoding gamma-glutamyltransferase family protein, with protein sequence MRNFMAIGRSVAVAERGMAATSHPQATLAAVEILKAGGNAVDAAIAAVAVQGVVEPQMTGIGGDCFALYSPKAGAPIALNGSGRTPAKTDAGKYADAAERDIPPTSPEAVTVPGAIDAWCRLIADHGSKPLDEIFRPAITAAEQGFCITPRVAADWEHFRSRIESNADAVTQYLPGGRLPVVGDIRSQPALGRTLRQIARDGRKAFYGGAVADEIIGILRGMGGAHSAEDFAAHESDYANPISASYRDYEIAECPPNGQGLAALMIMRTLAGFDVKNFSEADRIHLLAEATKAAYRARDAFFCDPAVNPVDAAWFLSDGYIDAIRARIDMKRASAAEAWDDIEHRDTVYVTVVDRDLNAISLINSLFYPFGSGIYAPKSGVLLHNRGWSFRARSGHPNSLGPRKRPMHTIIPGMMMQNGRAVMPFGVMGGHYQAAGHANLISNVLDLGLDIQSAAEAPRTFAFDGVLSLETTIFPGIKDDLAARGHDVRWSGEPIGGCQAIRIDHERGILLGASDHRKDGLALGF encoded by the coding sequence ATGCGCAATTTCATGGCTATCGGCCGATCGGTAGCCGTCGCGGAACGCGGAATGGCGGCCACGTCGCATCCGCAGGCGACGCTCGCCGCAGTCGAGATTCTGAAGGCGGGCGGCAATGCCGTCGATGCCGCGATTGCCGCGGTTGCCGTCCAGGGCGTGGTCGAACCGCAGATGACCGGGATCGGCGGCGATTGCTTTGCGCTGTATTCGCCGAAGGCGGGCGCTCCGATCGCATTGAACGGCTCGGGCCGCACGCCGGCAAAAACCGATGCCGGCAAATATGCCGACGCCGCCGAGCGGGATATTCCTCCGACGTCTCCGGAAGCGGTGACGGTGCCCGGCGCCATTGATGCCTGGTGCAGGCTGATCGCCGATCACGGCAGTAAGCCGCTCGACGAGATTTTCCGCCCCGCGATTACGGCTGCCGAGCAGGGTTTCTGCATCACGCCGCGCGTCGCCGCCGACTGGGAACATTTCCGCTCGCGCATCGAAAGCAATGCAGACGCGGTGACCCAGTATCTTCCCGGCGGCCGGCTACCCGTCGTGGGCGATATCAGGTCGCAACCGGCGCTCGGACGCACGCTCCGCCAGATCGCGCGCGACGGACGCAAGGCATTCTACGGCGGCGCCGTTGCGGATGAAATCATCGGCATCCTGCGCGGAATGGGCGGTGCCCATAGCGCCGAGGATTTTGCCGCGCACGAATCGGACTACGCGAATCCGATCTCCGCAAGCTATCGTGACTACGAGATCGCGGAGTGCCCGCCGAACGGGCAGGGACTGGCGGCGCTGATGATCATGCGGACGCTGGCGGGCTTCGATGTGAAGAATTTCTCTGAGGCGGACCGGATTCATCTGCTCGCCGAGGCCACCAAGGCGGCCTACCGGGCCCGCGACGCGTTCTTCTGCGATCCTGCGGTCAATCCTGTCGATGCTGCCTGGTTCCTGTCGGACGGCTACATCGACGCGATCCGGGCCAGGATCGACATGAAGCGCGCTTCCGCCGCCGAGGCGTGGGACGATATCGAACACCGCGACACGGTCTATGTGACCGTGGTCGACCGCGACCTCAACGCGATCTCGCTGATCAACTCGCTGTTCTACCCGTTCGGCAGCGGCATCTATGCGCCGAAGTCCGGCGTGCTCCTGCACAACAGGGGCTGGAGCTTCCGCGCCAGGTCAGGACATCCGAACTCGCTCGGACCGCGCAAGCGGCCGATGCACACTATCATTCCCGGCATGATGATGCAGAACGGCCGGGCCGTGATGCCGTTCGGCGTCATGGGAGGGCACTATCAGGCTGCGGGACATGCGAACCTGATCTCCAACGTCCTCGACCTCGGCCTCGACATCCAGTCGGCAGCCGAAGCGCCGCGCACTTTCGCCTTCGACGGCGTCCTGTCGCTGGAGACGACGATCTTCCCTGGCATCAAGGACGATCTGGCCGCGCGTGGGCATGACGTTCGGTGGTCCGGGGAGCCGATCGGCGGATGCCAGGCGATCCGCATCGATCATGAACGAGGCATCCTGCTCGGCGCCTCCGATCACCGCAAGGATGGGCTGGCGCTCGGCTTTTGA
- a CDS encoding helix-turn-helix transcriptional regulator, with product MFALMGRADPAASQAIRFARGILDASATAFYEVDEGLNLNRFLLSGIPVDFHRQYVERMNQFDPLHPKRAASKPFALLSVATERCPTAESAAYRSFAGQCGIVDMVEFFFRRDDRIVAGMSVAWGAGCRIPDGAMNIAGKIHDYLEFNLVGRAASPAEEPARYGLTSRELDVVELLCCGRTNREISECLQIGLATVKTHLIHIFEKLGVETRSAAVALMSRPH from the coding sequence ATGTTCGCGCTGATGGGCCGTGCAGATCCAGCGGCCAGCCAGGCCATTCGGTTCGCCAGGGGCATTCTCGATGCCTCGGCGACGGCATTCTATGAAGTCGACGAAGGCCTCAACCTTAATCGCTTCCTGCTCAGTGGAATTCCGGTCGATTTTCATCGTCAGTATGTCGAGCGGATGAATCAATTCGATCCGCTGCATCCGAAGCGCGCCGCCAGCAAGCCGTTTGCCTTGCTGAGTGTCGCGACGGAGCGATGCCCCACCGCTGAATCTGCGGCCTACCGCTCATTCGCCGGTCAATGCGGCATCGTCGATATGGTCGAATTCTTCTTCCGGCGAGATGACAGGATCGTCGCAGGGATGAGCGTTGCCTGGGGGGCGGGCTGCAGGATTCCGGACGGGGCCATGAATATCGCCGGAAAGATCCATGACTATCTCGAGTTCAATCTGGTCGGCCGCGCCGCTTCGCCGGCCGAAGAACCAGCCCGGTATGGCCTGACCTCCCGCGAACTGGACGTGGTCGAGCTGCTATGCTGTGGGCGGACCAACCGCGAAATCAGCGAGTGCCTGCAAATCGGCTTGGCGACCGTCAAGACCCACCTGATCCACATCTTCGAAAAGCTCGGTGTGGAAACGCGTTCCGCCGCCGTTGCGCTGATGTCGCGACCGCACTGA
- a CDS encoding RraA family protein, with amino-acid sequence MEIVAPERRLIGYTTKPLVCPFPDLPPMVGYARTVTIRSVLKSGLPADEQAKRRIDYYEYVGTGHGPRITVIQDIDGADVGYGAFWGEVQSNVHKALGCLGVITDGSIRDIPQWAPGFQALAGSIGPSHAWVHAESFGGEVRVAGMTVRSDDLIHADQHGAIVIPIDIAAKIPDAAELCGRRETPILEIARSKDFTLEKLKAALKRAAEIH; translated from the coding sequence ATGGAGATCGTCGCCCCCGAACGCCGCCTGATCGGCTACACCACCAAGCCGCTGGTCTGTCCGTTCCCCGATCTGCCGCCGATGGTCGGTTATGCGCGCACGGTGACGATCCGCTCGGTGCTGAAGTCGGGCCTGCCGGCCGACGAGCAGGCGAAACGGCGCATCGACTATTACGAATATGTCGGCACCGGCCATGGTCCGCGCATCACCGTGATCCAGGACATTGACGGCGCCGACGTCGGCTACGGTGCGTTCTGGGGCGAGGTGCAAAGCAACGTGCACAAGGCGCTCGGCTGCCTCGGCGTCATCACCGACGGATCGATCCGCGACATCCCGCAATGGGCACCGGGCTTCCAGGCGCTGGCAGGCTCGATCGGCCCGTCGCACGCCTGGGTTCACGCCGAAAGTTTTGGCGGCGAAGTCCGCGTCGCCGGCATGACGGTGCGCTCCGACGACCTGATCCACGCCGACCAGCACGGCGCGATCGTGATCCCGATCGACATCGCCGCGAAAATCCCCGATGCCGCCGAACTCTGCGGACGGCGCGAGACGCCGATCCTGGAGATCGCCCGCAGCAAGGATTTTACGCTGGAAAAACTGAAGGCGGCGCTGAAGCGGGCGGCGGAGATCCACTGA